The region TATATTCTTTTTTTTGCTTTTTGTTTTTCGCTCTCCGCTGCTACTATTCACTGCCCTTTAATAATAAGGGTTGGCAGGCTGCAGATTTGATCTGTGTAACCTGCCAACCCTGAAATTGCGAACCCTGTTTATTTCTTTTTTGAATAAAAATCTATCTTCTTCATGTAGAAATCGTACAATGCGGCGCCGTAAATGCCTTTGTATTTATCGAGTACCGGTTGTACCGCCTTTTTAAAGGCTGCTCTGTCCGCGGCGGTCAGCACATAGACGTCCACACCCTGTGCCTTTGCCTTTGCCATCGCGTCCGCCCTTCCTTTGGCGTTGCCGTCCCTGTTGGTCTTTACCTGGACCTCTGCCGCCTCCCTGAAGATCTTCTGCTGCTCCGGTGTAAGAGAGTTCCAGAAGGCCTTATTCACAACGACAGGACATTCGGTGAGTATGTGGTGCGTTACGGTTGCGAATTTGTTGACCTCCGTGAATTTCATCAGGATGGAGGTGAAAAGCGGGTTATCCTGCCCGTCGATCACCTTCTGCTGGAGTGCGTTGTATATTTCGGGGAACGGCAAGGGGGTCGGGTTTGCTCCGAGTGTCTTGAATGTATCAATAAATATAGGGCCCTCAATGACCCTGATCTTGAGACCCTTCAGATCATCAGGTCTTTTTATGGGTCTTTTTGAGTTCGTCATATCCCTGAACTCGTTCTCAGTATACCCTATGAAGACGAAACCCTTGGGATCGCATAATTTCGCAAACCGCTCTTTTACCTCTTTATCATCGAGGACATTGTATGCCACAGTGCGGTTTGGATAGATGAAGGGCAGCTCTATGATGCCCATCTCAGGGACAAAATTTGCCAGCACGCTGGCAGTTACCGCGGTCATATGCAGCGTCCCCGCCTGGACCTGTTCCGTCATGGAACGCTCCCCGCCGAGCTGACCGAGAGGAAATACCTGTACCTCGATCTCTCCCTTTGTCTTTTCCGTTACATACTTCGCGAAGGCAACGGCTCCAAAATGCTGCGGGTGAATAGGAGGTCCGACGTGACCGTATTTAACGATCATTTTTGCCTCGCACATGGCAAATGAGGAAAATATAAGTGCTACGCCAATCAATACTGCCAGAACAATCCTTTTCATATCCTTTCCCCCTTCTTTATTATATTGTAGTGATTGACAGATTGTTATATAAAAACACCCTCTTGTCAAACAAAAAAATCCTTGAAAAATGGGTTGACTTCGCAAAATTTGCCGCAGTATGCTAAGAATAATAAAAAGGCTTGTTATGAAGAGCAAAATGGGCATGGCAATGACCGAAGAGGTTTAATATTGACAAAAAGGTGTTAATGTTTTAATAGTTTGTTTGATTCCAAAAAAAATCAGGAGGGGTGGAGTTATGAAAAAGGTTATGTGGTCTTCATTGGCTTTAGTCACCATTTTTAGTCTCTTTCTTTTTATACCGTCATCGTATGCTCAGAAGACGATCAAAGTCGGCATTGTCGATACCTATACAGGACCTGCAAGCACCTTTACGATCGATGTTCGTGATGGTTTTGAGATGGCCGTCAAAAAGATCAACGCAAAGGGCGGGGTCCTCGGAAGAAAGATCGAGTTCACAACGAGGGACGAGAAGTTCAAACCTGATATCGGGATGGCAATGGCAAAGGAACTTGTTTTGAAAGAAAAGGTTGATATCCTCATGGGGACCATCAACAGCGCAACCGCCCTTGCCGTGTCTGATTTTGCGAAGAAGGAAAAGGTCCCCTTTTTCGTCACCTTTTCAAAGAGCGAGAAGATCGTTGTTGAAAAAGGACATCGCTACGTCTTCAATATGAACGAGAATGCTATGATGGCAGGCCGGGCGGCCGGTTATGCCCTTGGTAAAAAACCCTACAAGAAATACTGGATCGCCGGTGATGATTACGAATACGGGCACTCCATTGCGAACAACGTCTGGGAGAATATACAAAAAGTAAACTCCAAGGCGGTCCTTATCGGGCAGACATGGTGGAAGGTGGGAGAAGCGGATTTCACCCCCTATATTACACAGATCCTTGCGGCAAAACCCGACTT is a window of Syntrophorhabdaceae bacterium DNA encoding:
- a CDS encoding DctP family TRAP transporter solute-binding subunit, translated to MKRIVLAVLIGVALIFSSFAMCEAKMIVKYGHVGPPIHPQHFGAVAFAKYVTEKTKGEIEVQVFPLGQLGGERSMTEQVQAGTLHMTAVTASVLANFVPEMGIIELPFIYPNRTVAYNVLDDKEVKERFAKLCDPKGFVFIGYTENEFRDMTNSKRPIKRPDDLKGLKIRVIEGPIFIDTFKTLGANPTPLPFPEIYNALQQKVIDGQDNPLFTSILMKFTEVNKFATVTHHILTECPVVVNKAFWNSLTPEQQKIFREAAEVQVKTNRDGNAKGRADAMAKAKAQGVDVYVLTAADRAAFKKAVQPVLDKYKGIYGAALYDFYMKKIDFYSKKK
- a CDS encoding ABC transporter substrate-binding protein, yielding MKKVMWSSLALVTIFSLFLFIPSSYAQKTIKVGIVDTYTGPASTFTIDVRDGFEMAVKKINAKGGVLGRKIEFTTRDEKFKPDIGMAMAKELVLKEKVDILMGTINSATALAVSDFAKKEKVPFFVTFSKSEKIVVEKGHRYVFNMNENAMMAGRAAGYALGKKPYKKYWIAGDDYEYGHSIANNVWENIQKVNSKAVLIGQTWWKVGEADFTPYITQILAAKPDFIIVATGGSGMVNFQKAAKATGLSQKIPFYQHTAIELSVLKPQGQNAPEGVFGTANYFFYYPETPANKAFVSEFKKAYNREPRIGALSGYMTAQYIAKAYEKAGAIDKEKMVTALEGMVLDSPVGNLEIRACDHQLVLPMYFGKTKKDPKYPNFLVAGDIETITGKDYMPTCDEIRKMRKYK